From the Oxalobacter vibrioformis genome, the window GCAGTGCCGCCTCATTGTCAGAAGAAATCATATGGTTTGTCTCAACGTAAAAAATCAGTAATCGGTTCTTTTATGATATTAACGCTTTCTTTGTCACATTACCCTGCTATCGGCTAGACTATTCTTTTTATCTGACCCGTTTTTTTCATGACACAGGTACCTTTGGCAGAACGCCTTCGTCCGGGATCCATCGACGATATGGTCGGTCAGCAGCATCTGCTGGGCCCCGGTAAACCTTTGCGTGTTGCCTTTGCGTCCGGTGAACCCCACTCCATGATCCTGTGGGGTCCGCCTGGCGTTGGCAAAACCACATTCGCCCGTCTGATGGCGGATGGGTTCAATGCTGAATTTATTGCGCTGTCTGCTGTTTTATCCGGCGTCAAGGACATCCGCGAAGCGGTTGAACGTGCAGAATATACCCGGAGCCAGTCCGGCAGGCGAACCATTCTGTTTGTTGATGAGGTACACCGTTTTAACAAAAGTCAGCAGGATGCCTTTTTACCCTATGTGGAAAGCGGTCTTTTCACTTTTATCGGTGCCACGACAGAAAACCCGTCCTTTGAAGTGAATAATGCGCTGTTGTCCCGTTCAACAGTCTATGTCCTTCACCCTCTGGAAGAGGGTGACCTGCTCTTCCTTTTGAACCGTGCGCTGGAAACGCTGCTATCCCCGCTTACCGTTACGGCTGATGCCAGCGATATACTGGTCGCCAATGCCGATGGGGATGCCCGACGGCTCTTAAATACACTGGAGATAACCGCACATGCGGCCGAAGTCAAAGGACAGGCAGAAATTGATGCTGTCCTGCTTGGGGAAACGCTGGGGGATGCTGTCAGGCGTTTTGACAATGCCGGGGACAATTTTTATGACCAGATCTCTGCGCTGCACAAGTCAGTCCGCGGCTCCAATCCGGATGCGTCCCTGTACTGGTTTGTCCGTATGCTGGATGGGGGTGCTGACCCGCGTTATCTGGCAAGACGTATTATCCGCATGGCAACAGAAGACATCGGCCTGGCTGACCCCCGGGCGCTACGCCTGGCGCTAGACGCGGCAGAAACGTACGAGAGGCTCGGCTCGCCCGAAGGTGAGCTTGCACTGGCCCAAGCCGTGATTTATCTGGCCTGCGCGGCAAAATCGAATGCCGTTTACATGGCATACAATGCCGCGCGTTCCTTCATCAGCAAGGACAAGACCTGGCCGGTGCCGGAACATTTGCGCAATGCACCGACCAAACTGATGAAAGAGCTGGGTTACGGAAAACTCTACCGCTATGCCCACGATGAACCGGAAGCTTTTGCGGCGGGAGAAACCTATTTACCGGAAGGAATGAAAGAACCTTACTGGTATCGCCCGACACCGCGAGGCCTTGAAAGCAGGATTGCGGAAAAACTGGCCTGGCTGGCTGAACTCGACAAAAAGGCCGGCAAAAAATAAAAAAGGGTCTGGAAAACCAGACCCTCTTCCTGCGAAAGGCTTCGCTTAAATAACACCTTGCGCAAGCATTGCATCAGCAACCTTGACAAAGCCCGCGATATTCGCGCCATTGACATAACTGATTGTGCCATCAGAACGTGCTCCATACTGAACGCATGCATTGTGGATGTTTTTCATGATGTTGTTCAGATTCCGGTCAACTTCTTCACGGGTCCAGGACATCCGCAGTGAATTCTGGGACATTTCAAGACCGGAAGTTGCCACACCACCTGCATTGCTGGCTTTACCCGGGGCATACAGAATGCGGGCTTCTTCAAACAGCCTGACAGCTTCTGCAGTGGAAGGCATATTCGCACCTTCACCCACACTGATAAGACCATTCTTGACGAGCGTTCTTGCGTCCGCTTCATTAAGCTCGTTTTCCGTTGCACATGGCAAAGCGATTTCTACCGGGACATGCCATGGCGTCGCCTGTGGGACAAATTTGGCGCCAACCTTGGATGCATACTCACTGCAACGACCATACTGGACATTCTTGATTTCCATCAGGGTCGCCAGCTTTTCTGCCGTGAAACCGTCTTCATCCACAACCGTACCACCGGAATCAGAACAGGTAATCACTTTCGCGCCAAGCTGGATGCACTTTTCAATGGCATACTGCGCCACGTTGCCAGAACCGGAAACCGATACCTTCATGCCGCTCAGATCCTTGCCGGCACGCTTGAGCATTTCCTCGACAAAATACACCGTGCCATAACCGGTTGCTTCCGGACGGATCAGGGAACCTCCGTAGGTAAGGCCTTTGCCGGTGAAAACACAATCGGAGCGGTTTGTGAGTTTTTTGTTCATGCCCACCATAAAGCCGACTTCACGTGCTCCAACACCAATATCACCGGCCGGAACATCCGTGTCGGATCCGACATGGCGATACAGTTCGGTAATAAAGGCCTGGCAGAAACGCATGATTTCATTTTCACTGCGGTCTTTCGGATCAAAGTCCGAACCGCCTTTACCACCGCCCATAGGCAGCGTTGTCAGTGCATTCTTGAAGGTCTGCTCAAATGCCAGAAACTTCAGGATGGAAAGGTTGACCGAGGGATGGAAACGCAAACCGCCTTTATACGGACCAATCGCAGAATTGTGCTGGATACGGTAGCCACGGTTGACATGAACATTGCCATTATCATCAACCCAGGAAACCCGGAACTGAATCAGGCGTTCCGGCTCAACCAGACGGTCTAAAAGACCTTTTTGTGCATAACGCGGATTTTTTTCAAGGAAAGGCCAGAGACTTTCCATTACTTCTGTTACAGCCTGATGAAACTCAGGCTGATTGGGATCGCGTGCTTTGACCCCGTCCAGAAAATCTTCGAGACTTCTTAATTTCATTGAGTCATCCAATCTAAAAAATTGCCAATCGACAGAAAAATGGCTTTTTCTGCAACAAAATGAGCAGCTCCCTTTCAGATTTTCTTTGCACATGAAAGGAAAGACCGCCCATTCCCCCATATATGGCAGGGGGAACCATTATTACAAGATAATGGCAGCAAGTAAATGGCTATTTTCAGGTTATCCACAGGCCCATCACAAGCAAATCCGCTGCACAGCTCAGGCGGCTTGCCAAAGCCGCCTTTAATTGATGAATGAGCAGTCAAAATGACGCACTGAGGCTACAATGATGGTTTTTTATCCTTCTCATCAGACATGATCGATATTCAACTTCTTCGCAAAGACATTGACGCTGTTGCGGCACGTTTAAAAACCCGTCATTTTGAACTGGATATTCCGGCCTTTAACGTTCTTGAACAGGAACGCCGGCAAATCCAGACGCAAACAGAAGACATGCAGGCCAAACGAAACTCGCTTTCCAGGCAGATCGGCATCCTGAAAGGAAAAAACGAGGATACCTCCACCCTGATGGCTGAAGTCAGCGGGCTGGGAGACAGCCTGAAATCCAACGAAACCCTGCTGGCAGAAGTTCAGGCAAAACTCAATGAACTTGTCCAGAATATTCCCAATCTGCCGCACGAGTCGGTACCTGTGGGTGCCGATGAATCAGCCAATCAGGAAGTCCGCCGTGTGGGTTCTCCGCGGGAGTTTGATTTTGAGGTCAGGGATCATGTCGATGTTGGCGTGCCACTGGGACTGGATTTTGAATCAGCGACCAAAATCACCGGCAGCCGTTTTTGTGTGATGAAAGGGAAAATGGCACAGCTTCACCGTGCCCTGACGCAATTCATGCTCGATGTCCAGACATGCGAACATGGCTACACCGAATGCTATACGCCTTATATCGCCAATGCTCAAAGCCTCTTTGGAACCGGGCAGCTTCCCAAATTTGAACATGATCTTTTTGCCGCCAAAAAGGGCGGACAGGAAAGCGATGAAGAAAATCTGTACCTGATCCCCACCGCCGAAGTGACGCTGACCAACATGGTAAGGGATGAGATCCTCCCGGCAGATGATCTGCCGGTCAAACTGACGGCACACACCCCGTGTTTTCGCTCGGAAGCCGGGAGTTATGGCCGCGATACACGCGGTATGATCCGGATGCACCAGTTTGACAAGGTGGAAATGGTACAAATTGTCCATCCGGAAAAATCCTATGAGGCCCTGGATGAAATGGTCAAAAATGCCGGGCGCATTCTCGAAAAACTGGGGCTCCCTTACCGTGTCGTTGCCCTGTCCACAGGTGATATGGGATTTTCGGCTTCCAAAACATATGATCTGGAAGTCTGGCTGCCATCGCAGAACACCTATCGGGAAATTTCTTCTGTTTCCAATTGTGAGGCCTTTCAGGCAAGGCGGATGCAGGCCCGCTACCGTAATGACAAAGGGCGTCCCGAACTGGTACATACCTTAAATGGCTCCGGGCTGGCCGTGGGCCGCACACTGGTTGCCTTTCTGGAGAATTTTCAGCAGGCTGACGGCAGCGTCACAATCCCCACCGTGCTGCAACCCTACATGAATGGACAGACCCGTCTGATACCAGAGAAAAAATAACGCTTTGAATTCAAAAAAAGACAGGCGTCACGAAACGGGGCGCCTGTCTTTTTTTTGCGTCTATCGTATTAAAACTTCTGTCCTTGGAGTATTTGTGGTATTTTTTATGAACCCGAGTAATCTGGATAAATGTCTTAGTCCATATTTGTCCAGTGAGTAGCCCCCCTGAAACCCTGAGTAATATCTGTCCCCTCCAGATAACAATGAGCCCACAATCCCTGAAACGCCAGCCGTTTGTCTTCTTTTTCCTGTTCGCTTCACTGATCTGGGCTCTGCTCGCCTGGTTTTCAACGCGTCTTTACACCACCTGGCAAGCCGAACAGGCACAGGAAACGATTGAGGAACGAGCCAAAGAAGGAATGCATGAGCTGGAAGACGGACTGGGCAGAACGATCCGGTTACTGCAATATGTCACCGATCTTCTCAGCCGATATGAAAATATCCGGGAGGCAGTAGACCGGGAAAACCGTCACTCAGCCATCAGTCAATTGCCCGAAGAACAGCGCCGACTCTATTATGAAAAACAGCCACGCCTGCGCCTGATAAACGAAGAGCTGGCTTATGCCGCCAAAGATGCCGATGTGATCAGCAATATCTGGATCATGAAAAAAGACGGCATTACGATCGCTTCAGGCAATGCATCCGATCGCGAAAGTTTCGTGGGTACCCGTTTTGATTACCGCAACTATTTTATTGACGGTATCAGCGGCAAGAAAAGGCACCAGTATGCTTTCGGTGTGCGCACCGGGATTCCCGGCCTCTTTTTTGCCTCACCCATCCGCCAGGATAACCACACCATCGGTGTGGTTGCCAGCAAGGTCAATCTTTCCTATCTCTACAACTGGGTAAGTCAGATCAACGGGATTCTCATTGACAAGTACGGCGTCATTATCCAGGCAGGCAACCATCAGTTTGAAATGATGTCCCTGCCCGATGCAACGGTTCATATGCTTTCTGAAAAGCATCGCATGGATCGTTACAACCGTACCGAATTTCCGGTGCTGTCAATTACACCATGGGAAGGAATCGACAAAATCCAGCTCATGCAGATTGGTGATCTGTCATCACCCTTTTATGTGATGACAACAAAAATCATGGGCGATGAATTCACACTGATGACGGCCATTGATGCGTCAAGTCTCCTTGCCAGAACGGAACACCGCCTCTTTCTGATCATACTGATCGGTGGCGGGATGCTTTTCTTTCTGGTGCTGACTGTCGTGGCCTATCAGTTCCAGATACTCCAGCGCATTCGGCAGCGCAGGGCGATGGCCAAGCAATTGATCAACCGGGAAATATCGCGTGCGGACGCGTCAGGCAAACAATTTGCTGTGATGTACATCGACATGGATGCTTTCAAGGAAGTCAATGACACCTTCGATTATGAAACCGGAGACAACATCCTGCAAGTCATCAACGAACGGATCCAGGAAGTTATCCGCAAAACGGACACTATTATTCGCCGAACCGAAGATACCTTCATCACGCTCTTGAATGATATTGGCTCTCCTTCAGATGTGGAAAACATTGCCATCAAAATTCAGGAAGCCATCCATGCACCGTTGGATGTCAGCGGAGTAACACTGCGCCTGACCGCCAGTATCGGCATCGCAATGTATCCTACCGATGGCCAGACAGCATCGCAAATACTTCGGCATGCCGATACGGCGCTTTACAGTATCAAGGAAAAAGGACGTGCCGAATATGCTTTCTATCACACGCAAATGTCTGTTGATCTGGCCGCCCGCAACAGACTGGATGCAGACATGGAAAAAGCCCTGGAGCAAAAGGAATTCTTCCTGGTTTACCAGCCCCAGCTTTCTTTAAAAACCGGGAAACTGATTGGCTGCGAGGCCTTGATCCGCTGGCAACACCCCACAAGAGGGTTGATTTCTCCCGCTGAATTTATTCCGGTCGCCGAACGCACAGGCTTTATTAATTCGCTTGGTCCCTGGATACTTGATGAAGCCTGTCGCCAGGTGAAAGCCTGGAATGATGAACTGAGCGCCTCTATCCGGGTTGCGGTCAATATTTCTCCCATCCAGTTTCAGCGCCGGGATCTGCTTAACAGTATCAAGGTGGTGCTGGAAAAAAATACGTTTCCTCCGAGCCAACTGGAACTGGAAATGACGGAAACACTCATGATGACAGATACCGAGCGGGTACTCCTGATTATTCAGGAACTGCAGGAACTTGGCATGCAAATCAGTATTGACGATTTTGGCACCGGCTACTCAAGTCTTGCCTATCTGAGAAAATTCGATGCCAATGTCCTGAAAATTGATCGTGCCTTTGTTAATGATATGGTTACAAATATCAATGATCGCGCCATTATCAGCGCCATCATCAATATGGCAAACAGTCTGGAATATCAGGTTATTGCTGAAGGTGTCGAAACAACGGAACAATATGTCCTGTTAAAAGAACTGGGATGCCATGCCATCCAGGGTTACTGGTTCAGCACCCCCCTTCCACCGGATGACTTCATCCGCTTTTATAATCAGCATACGCAAAACCTGAACAAACAGACTGCCAATCACTGAAATATATGAAGGCCGGACATGCCGGCCTTCATTTTCCCGCTCGGGATGCGTGATCAATAACCAGCAGCCAGGCCATCCCCACGGGGATCGGTTGCACCATATTTCAGACCAGTTTTTGGATCAACCATAATAGCTCCGGCATGCCCCATGGTATCGGTATAGTCATCCACCTTCACTACGGGATGTCCACGGCGTTTCAGCTCGGAAAGCACCTCTTCCGGAATACGCCCTTCCATTTTCAGGTCATTTGAGGCGGCGCCCCATGTCCGGCCATTTAACCAGCGGGGAGCTGTAATCGCATCCTGTGGATACATACCGAAATCCACCACGCGGGTGACAATGGCTGCCTGGGTCTGCGGCTGCCCCTCACCACCCATCGTGCCATAAACGAGATAAGGCTTGTTGTCTTTCAGCAGCATGGCCGCGTTCAGTGTATGGAAAGTCCGCTTCTTCGGCTCAAGCCGGTTCACATGTGCAGGATCAAGCGAGAAGAAACTGCCACGATTTTGCAGAAGGATACCGGTTCCTTTCGGCACAATGGCAGAACCAAAGTCGTGGTAGATACTCTGGATCAGTGAAACCGCATTGCCGTCCTTGTCAACCACACCCAGCCAGATCGTGTCACCCTTGGGTTCCAGCAGCTTCAGGTTCTGTGCGGTCTGATCCATTCTGATGCGCTTGGCCTGTTGCTGTCCATGCTGTTTGGACAGCAACCTTTCCAACGGAATCTGCACAAAGTCAGGGTCGGACAGATACTTGTCGCGGTCAACAAAGGCTTCCTTTGTCGCCTCTACCACAAGGTGATAATAGTCCGCAGAGCCTTCGCCCAGTTTCTTGACATCAAAGTTGTTCAGGATATTCAGGATTTCAAGTGACGCCATGCCCTGGGTATTCGGCGGCAGATTGTATGCCTTGTAGCCTCGATAATCTACCGTCAGCGGTTTTACCCAGTCTGCCTTGTGGCTGGCAAAATCCTTTTCGGTCAGCATGCCGCCATTGGCTTGCAAGTCTGCCACGATTTTTTTCGCAATGACGCCACGATAAAATACATCGGCACCGCTTTTGGCAATCAATCCAAGCGAAGTGGCCAGTTCCGGCAGCTTCATGATTTCCCCTACCTTGTAAGGTGCGCCATCCGGTTTCAGATAGGTCTGACGGAATCCGTCAAAGCGCTGCAGATTCCGGAATTCTGAATCCTTCGGGTCCACATTGATTTCCGCCCACCGCTGTAATGACGGTGTGACCGGAAAACCTTTCTGTGCATAGGAAATCGCGCTGTCAAACAGCCGGTTCCAGGGCATACCGGTATTTCCCATACTGCTTCTGGCATATTTGTGAGCCGCATCCCAACCGGAAACCACACCCGGTACGGTATTGGCAGCGAGATATCCGCGAGCCGGGATTTTATCCAGGCCCTTGCTCTTGTAATATTCAATGCTGGCTTTTTCACCCGAACGGCCGCTGGCGTTCAATGCCCTGACTTCCCCCGTTTTGGCGTTATATATCAGCCAGAAGTTATCCCCGCCGATGGTGTTCATCTGCGGATAAACCACTGCCAGCGTTGAGGCGGCGGCAATCGCGGCATCAACCGCATTGCCTCCCTGCCGCAAAACAGCAAGCCCGGCTTCAGAGGCCAGGTAATGTGGTGTGGTTACAACACCATTGGTGGCAATAGGATCAATGCAGCGTCCGGCCGTTTCACAATACTTCCCCGGCGACTTTTCGGCGAGCGCCGTACCGGCAACCGACAGGCAGCCTAATGCGACAAGCATGCCTACCAGAATGTTTTTCTTTGTCTTTTTCATACAAGCCCCTTAAGAATGATGAAAACGCTTCTTCGTGCAACACCCTCGCCTGATATACGAATTTTTAATATCTGATATATCAGGTGAGCATTTTCAGTATACATTTTTTTGAGAAAAGGCAAACATTTTGAAACGAAAAAATGCATTCTCTTGCACTTTCAAAATACAATTCTGAGATGCTGCATCTTCATTTGGCCCTATTGGCCCTCCAACCCAGGAACCCCAATGGATACATCAGAAAACAAAATGCCCAGCCAGGCCCAGAAAGCCTATGAACTGATTGAAGAGATGATTGTCAGCCTCAAACTGGAACCCGGCCAGAAAATTTCCGAGAACCTGTTGAGTGAGCGGCTGGGCATTGGCAGAACCCCTATTCGGGAAGCCTTGCAAAAGCTGGCTTATGAGGGAACGGTGATTATTACACCGCGCTCCGGCATTACGATCTCGGAAATCGATATGACAGACCAGTTCAGGCTGATTGAAGTCAGAAGGGGACTGGAACGTATCATGGCAAATCGGGCGGCACAATTTGCCAGCGTAACGGAAAAAGAACAATTTGCCGCCTTGAGCGAAGAATTTATGAAAACCGCCAAAGCCAATGATGAAAGCATGTTTATTCAGGCGGACAGGGAATTCAACCAGTTGCTGGCAGATTCCGCCCGCAATAAATATGCGCGGCTGGCCATGTCTTCCATCCAGGCACAAACCCGCCGTTTCTGGTTTCTCTATTTCAAGCACTTTGGCGACCTGCCCAAGGTCTGCCGGCTCCATGCCGCCATTGCCAGTGCTATTGCAGAAGGAAACGAGGAAAAAGCGGAAAAAGCCAGCGACAGTCTGATCGACTATGTGGAGGAATACACTACACGGACGATCAAAGCCATCTGATTCACCGCTTTTAGAGCGCCTTCATTTATCAATAGTTGATATTTCTTTTGAAATATCATCCTGCCTGCGCTAACATGGCGTGTATGTTGTAACCCTCTTCACATACTTGGGTGACCCGGTCAGCCAGGTGGACAGAAATAAAAATAATGCTGAGATCAATTTGTGTTTATTGCGGCTCGCGCATGGGAAATTCCGAAATCCATGCTGATGCAGCTCGGGCACTGGCCCAGGAAATGGTCAATGACAATATTGCGCTGGTTTATGGTGGTGCACATGTCGGGTTGATGGGAATTCTCGCAGATGAAGTCTTGCGTTTGGGCGGAGAGGTCACAGGCGTTATCCCCAAGGACCTGCTTGAAAAAGAAGTCGGGCACGATGGTTTGACCCGTCTTTACATTGTCAAGGACATGCACGAAAGAAAAGCCATGATGGCCGAACTGGCAGACGGGTTCATCACCCTGTCCGGCGGCATGGGCACACTGGACGAGTTATTTGAAACATTCACCTGGAGCATGCTGGGCGTGCATGAAAAGCCGATCGGCATCCTCAACATCGATGGTTTTTATGACAACCTGATCGGCTTAATCGACCACTTGGTTGACCAGGGATTTGTCGATACCCGTTATGCTGACATGCTGTTTACCGCAGCAGATCCCAAGACACTCGTGACAAAACTGCGTGATGCATCCGCACCCGAAGAAATCGAAAGCAAGGCTTCCGCCCGGTTTTTGATTTAGGAAAACACCGTAAAGGCCTGCTCCAGATCGGCTATCAGATCTTGGGTTTCTTCAAGACCGATATAAAACCTCACCAGTTGGTGTCCGTTATATCCCCAGTCCTTGCGGTCATCCATAATGCGAAACGGCGCACACAGGCTGTGTGCGCCTCCCCAACTGAACCCGAGCTTGAAGAGCTGCAGCGCTTCAACGAAACGATCCGTCTGTTTTTCGCTATACCGCTTGTCAAAGAGAACGGAAAACAACCCGCCGGCACCGGTGAAGTCACGTTTGAAAAATTCATGGCCCGGACAATCCTCAAACGCCGGGTGCAGAACGCGGCTGATTTCAGGGCGTGATTTCAGCCAACTGGCAATCTCCATTGCTGCCTTGCCGTGTTTTTCAAAACGAAGTTTCATCGTCGGCAGGGAACGTAAAACAAGATAAACATCGTCTGCCCCCACCCCCATGCCAAAACGCATGTGCGCAACACTCAGCTTCCGGTGCAGATCATCGTCCCGGGTAATCAACGCGCCCATGAGCAGATCAGAAGCACCGCCCTGGTATTTGGTCAGCGCATGCAGGACAACATCAGCCCCATGCGAAAGCGCATCGAAACCAAGACCGGCAGACCAGGTATTATCCACGGCGACAATAGCTCCTTTTTCGTGTGCTGCCTTGCAGATAGCAGGAATATCCGGCACTTCCATCGTGACAGAACCCGGCGTCTCTGCCCAGATCAAGCGCGTATCGGGACGAATCAGATCAGCAATGCCGGCACCAATCATCGGATCATAATAACGGGCGGTGACACCAAAATCATGGGTCAGCCAATTGCCCAGTTCACGATTCGGGTTGTAGACATTTTCCGGGATCAGCACATCATCCCCGGAACGGAGAAACGCAAAATCAACAATGGCAATAGCCGCCAGTCCGCTGGGCGCGAGAATACAGTGGTTGCCGCCTTCAATTTGCGCCAGTTGTTCTTCCAGCGTAAAAGTCGTTGGCGTGCCATGCAAACCATACGTGTAAGAATCACGGCTCTGCCAGTCGCGTGAACGCATGGCAGCCACACTTTTGAAAAGCACGGTTGAGGCGTGA encodes:
- the ggt gene encoding gamma-glutamyltransferase, whose protein sequence is MKKTKKNILVGMLVALGCLSVAGTALAEKSPGKYCETAGRCIDPIATNGVVTTPHYLASEAGLAVLRQGGNAVDAAIAAASTLAVVYPQMNTIGGDNFWLIYNAKTGEVRALNASGRSGEKASIEYYKSKGLDKIPARGYLAANTVPGVVSGWDAAHKYARSSMGNTGMPWNRLFDSAISYAQKGFPVTPSLQRWAEINVDPKDSEFRNLQRFDGFRQTYLKPDGAPYKVGEIMKLPELATSLGLIAKSGADVFYRGVIAKKIVADLQANGGMLTEKDFASHKADWVKPLTVDYRGYKAYNLPPNTQGMASLEILNILNNFDVKKLGEGSADYYHLVVEATKEAFVDRDKYLSDPDFVQIPLERLLSKQHGQQQAKRIRMDQTAQNLKLLEPKGDTIWLGVVDKDGNAVSLIQSIYHDFGSAIVPKGTGILLQNRGSFFSLDPAHVNRLEPKKRTFHTLNAAMLLKDNKPYLVYGTMGGEGQPQTQAAIVTRVVDFGMYPQDAITAPRWLNGRTWGAASNDLKMEGRIPEEVLSELKRRGHPVVKVDDYTDTMGHAGAIMVDPKTGLKYGATDPRGDGLAAGY
- a CDS encoding bifunctional diguanylate cyclase/phosphodiesterase translates to MSPQSLKRQPFVFFFLFASLIWALLAWFSTRLYTTWQAEQAQETIEERAKEGMHELEDGLGRTIRLLQYVTDLLSRYENIREAVDRENRHSAISQLPEEQRRLYYEKQPRLRLINEELAYAAKDADVISNIWIMKKDGITIASGNASDRESFVGTRFDYRNYFIDGISGKKRHQYAFGVRTGIPGLFFASPIRQDNHTIGVVASKVNLSYLYNWVSQINGILIDKYGVIIQAGNHQFEMMSLPDATVHMLSEKHRMDRYNRTEFPVLSITPWEGIDKIQLMQIGDLSSPFYVMTTKIMGDEFTLMTAIDASSLLARTEHRLFLIILIGGGMLFFLVLTVVAYQFQILQRIRQRRAMAKQLINREISRADASGKQFAVMYIDMDAFKEVNDTFDYETGDNILQVINERIQEVIRKTDTIIRRTEDTFITLLNDIGSPSDVENIAIKIQEAIHAPLDVSGVTLRLTASIGIAMYPTDGQTASQILRHADTALYSIKEKGRAEYAFYHTQMSVDLAARNRLDADMEKALEQKEFFLVYQPQLSLKTGKLIGCEALIRWQHPTRGLISPAEFIPVAERTGFINSLGPWILDEACRQVKAWNDELSASIRVAVNISPIQFQRRDLLNSIKVVLEKNTFPPSQLELEMTETLMMTDTERVLLIIQELQELGMQISIDDFGTGYSSLAYLRKFDANVLKIDRAFVNDMVTNINDRAIISAIINMANSLEYQVIAEGVETTEQYVLLKELGCHAIQGYWFSTPLPPDDFIRFYNQHTQNLNKQTANH
- the serS gene encoding serine--tRNA ligase, which gives rise to MIDIQLLRKDIDAVAARLKTRHFELDIPAFNVLEQERRQIQTQTEDMQAKRNSLSRQIGILKGKNEDTSTLMAEVSGLGDSLKSNETLLAEVQAKLNELVQNIPNLPHESVPVGADESANQEVRRVGSPREFDFEVRDHVDVGVPLGLDFESATKITGSRFCVMKGKMAQLHRALTQFMLDVQTCEHGYTECYTPYIANAQSLFGTGQLPKFEHDLFAAKKGGQESDEENLYLIPTAEVTLTNMVRDEILPADDLPVKLTAHTPCFRSEAGSYGRDTRGMIRMHQFDKVEMVQIVHPEKSYEALDEMVKNAGRILEKLGLPYRVVALSTGDMGFSASKTYDLEVWLPSQNTYREISSVSNCEAFQARRMQARYRNDKGRPELVHTLNGSGLAVGRTLVAFLENFQQADGSVTIPTVLQPYMNGQTRLIPEKK
- the gdhA gene encoding NADP-specific glutamate dehydrogenase → MKLRSLEDFLDGVKARDPNQPEFHQAVTEVMESLWPFLEKNPRYAQKGLLDRLVEPERLIQFRVSWVDDNGNVHVNRGYRIQHNSAIGPYKGGLRFHPSVNLSILKFLAFEQTFKNALTTLPMGGGKGGSDFDPKDRSENEIMRFCQAFITELYRHVGSDTDVPAGDIGVGAREVGFMVGMNKKLTNRSDCVFTGKGLTYGGSLIRPEATGYGTVYFVEEMLKRAGKDLSGMKVSVSGSGNVAQYAIEKCIQLGAKVITCSDSGGTVVDEDGFTAEKLATLMEIKNVQYGRCSEYASKVGAKFVPQATPWHVPVEIALPCATENELNEADARTLVKNGLISVGEGANMPSTAEAVRLFEEARILYAPGKASNAGGVATSGLEMSQNSLRMSWTREEVDRNLNNIMKNIHNACVQYGARSDGTISYVNGANIAGFVKVADAMLAQGVI
- a CDS encoding GntR family transcriptional regulator: MDTSENKMPSQAQKAYELIEEMIVSLKLEPGQKISENLLSERLGIGRTPIREALQKLAYEGTVIITPRSGITISEIDMTDQFRLIEVRRGLERIMANRAAQFASVTEKEQFAALSEEFMKTAKANDESMFIQADREFNQLLADSARNKYARLAMSSIQAQTRRFWFLYFKHFGDLPKVCRLHAAIASAIAEGNEEKAEKASDSLIDYVEEYTTRTIKAI
- a CDS encoding replication-associated recombination protein A, with the translated sequence MTQVPLAERLRPGSIDDMVGQQHLLGPGKPLRVAFASGEPHSMILWGPPGVGKTTFARLMADGFNAEFIALSAVLSGVKDIREAVERAEYTRSQSGRRTILFVDEVHRFNKSQQDAFLPYVESGLFTFIGATTENPSFEVNNALLSRSTVYVLHPLEEGDLLFLLNRALETLLSPLTVTADASDILVANADGDARRLLNTLEITAHAAEVKGQAEIDAVLLGETLGDAVRRFDNAGDNFYDQISALHKSVRGSNPDASLYWFVRMLDGGADPRYLARRIIRMATEDIGLADPRALRLALDAAETYERLGSPEGELALAQAVIYLACAAKSNAVYMAYNAARSFISKDKTWPVPEHLRNAPTKLMKELGYGKLYRYAHDEPEAFAAGETYLPEGMKEPYWYRPTPRGLESRIAEKLAWLAELDKKAGKK
- a CDS encoding LOG family protein; this encodes MRSICVYCGSRMGNSEIHADAARALAQEMVNDNIALVYGGAHVGLMGILADEVLRLGGEVTGVIPKDLLEKEVGHDGLTRLYIVKDMHERKAMMAELADGFITLSGGMGTLDELFETFTWSMLGVHEKPIGILNIDGFYDNLIGLIDHLVDQGFVDTRYADMLFTAADPKTLVTKLRDASAPEEIESKASARFLI
- a CDS encoding cystathionine beta-lyase, which encodes MSKSKERQTKLLHSDYQPPADFGAFPTPVYHASTVLFKSVAAMRSRDWQSRDSYTYGLHGTPTTFTLEEQLAQIEGGNHCILAPSGLAAIAIVDFAFLRSGDDVLIPENVYNPNRELGNWLTHDFGVTARYYDPMIGAGIADLIRPDTRLIWAETPGSVTMEVPDIPAICKAAHEKGAIVAVDNTWSAGLGFDALSHGADVVLHALTKYQGGASDLLMGALITRDDDLHRKLSVAHMRFGMGVGADDVYLVLRSLPTMKLRFEKHGKAAMEIASWLKSRPEISRVLHPAFEDCPGHEFFKRDFTGAGGLFSVLFDKRYSEKQTDRFVEALQLFKLGFSWGGAHSLCAPFRIMDDRKDWGYNGHQLVRFYIGLEETQDLIADLEQAFTVFS